Proteins encoded within one genomic window of Episyrphus balteatus chromosome 1, idEpiBalt1.1, whole genome shotgun sequence:
- the LOC129905133 gene encoding putative nuclease HARBI1 — protein MDSGTAKKLKLALALATVAYIGLNAYNLHLEEEESKEKKKKRQETLKRKYEQARANSSSSEDEVNYQPRRRLSFQRQVKIEQQSNDELTPPGVDMNEDLKVSHVENFNEKRRESDFVDLVSKYSDEMFKDVFHVSRNTAERLYIQFKSSPEYDNIFKLNDQTRIPAKHYIWMFLWFVGRKGTYLELSSMFNVSLSKAVSVVDTVLQFLNNSAREFIQFPESNTDMRNSADSFEQIADFPDVIACLLNTRIQTKGTKTPFWIQVLCDSKGRFLDVFIESTSDLHPTAVLENSPINEKIKNICQRRYHILAKQDYFVREWLLTPIDEPTSKEQIWYNRQHSKTMNVVLDSLEILIQRFPQLTAMQFFSSYKIKRMINACCILQNICLEEEDFFDAEVDPMMVALAGAKNDEGQTKQRPEDIECHLRKIGELKRKQIYIELKKEERT, from the exons ATGGACAGTGGAACCgccaaaaaactaaaacttgcCTTAGCCTTGGCAACTGTTGCTTATATTGGCTTAAATGCTTACAATTTACATCTTGAAGAAGA AGAAtccaaagaaaagaagaaaaaacgacAAGAAACATTAAAACGCAAATATGAACAAGCTCGTGCTAATTCCTCGTCCAGCGAGGACGAAGTAAACTATCAACCTCGACGGAGGTTAAGTTTCCAAAGACAAGTCAAAATAGAACAGCAAAGCAATGACGAGTTGACTCCACCAGGTGTCGATATGAATGAAGACCTAAAAGTCTCTCATGTCgagaattttaatgaaaaacgaAGAGAATCAGATTTTGTCGACCTTGTGTCGAAGTATTCTGATGAAATG TTCAAAGACGTCTTCCATGTCTCTCGGAACACAGCAGAAAGGCTCTACATTCAATTCAAGTCCAGCCCAGAATACGACAATATTTTCAAACTCAATGACCAAACAAGAATTCCAGCAAAACATTACATTTGGATGTTCCTCTG GTTCGTTGGGAGAAAGGGCACATACCTTGAACTGTCTTCAATGTTCAATGTATCGCTGTCCAAAGCTGTCTCCGTTGTGGACACAGTTCTTCAGTTTTTGAACAACTCCGCTCGGGAATTCATCCAATTTCCTGAATCAAACACAGACATGAGAAACTCTGCAGACAGTTTCGAACAA ATCGCTGACTTCCCTGATGTCATCGCTTGTTTGTTAAACACTCGAATCCAGACAAAAGGTACCAAGACACCTTTTTGGATTCAAGTACTTTGTGATTCAAAAGGTCGTTTTCTTGATGTTTTTATTGAATCCACTAGCGACTTACATCCCACTGCAGTTCTTGAAAATTCCCCAATTAACGAGAAGATAAAAAATATCTGCCAAAGAAGATATCACATTCTAGCCAAACAAGATTACTTTGTCAGAGAATGGCTACTAACTCCAATTGATGAACCAACTTCCAAAGAACAAATCTGGTATAATCGCCAACATTCCAAGACCATGAATGTGGTTCTAGATTCGTTGGAGATTCTCATACAACGATTTCCACAATTGACTGCAATGCAGTTTTTTAGTTCgtacaaaatcaaaagaatGATAAATGCCTGCTGTATTCTGCAGAATATTTGCCTCGAAGAAGAGGATTTCTTTGATGCTGAAGTTGATCCTATGATGGTGGCGCTAGCAGGTGCTAAGAATGATGAAGGTCAAACAAAGCAGAGGCCAGAAGATATTGAGTGTCATTTGCGTAAAATTGGTGAATtgaaaaggaaacaaatttaCATCGAATTGAAGAAAGAAGAGAGGACATGA